In Raphanus sativus cultivar WK10039 chromosome 5, ASM80110v3, whole genome shotgun sequence, the following proteins share a genomic window:
- the LOC108860345 gene encoding WUSCHEL-related homeobox 5, whose protein sequence is MSFPLKVRSVRGNNGGGGGGGGTGTKCGRWNPTVEQLKVLTDLFRAGLRTPTTDQIQKISTELSFYGKIESKNVFYWFQNHKARERQKRRKISIDFDHHHHQENDYISHHHHRQTSTRDVFEINEDEEERVIETLQLFPVNSFQESKVDKIRSRGHNQYREYIRETNTTTFPSYSSCGAEMEHPSPLELRLNFL, encoded by the exons ATGTCTTTCCCCCTGAAAGTTCGTAGCGTACGTGGCAacaacggaggaggaggaggaggaggagggacgGGGACTAAGTGCGGGAGGTGGAACCCGACGGTGGAGCAGTTGAAGGTATTGACTGACTTGTTCAGAGCCGGTCTTAGAACTCCGACCACTGACCAAATTCAGAAGATCTCTACGGAGCTCAGTTTCTATGGCAAGATCGAAAGTAAGAATGTTTTCTATTGGTTCCAAAACCATAAGGCTAGAGAGAGGCAAAAACGCCGTAAAATCTCCATTGAttttgatcatcatcatcatcaagaaaATGACTATatctctcatcatcatcatcgtcaaaCATCAACTAGAG ATGTTTTTGAGATAAACGAAGACGAGGAGGAGAGGGTaatagaaacattacaactCTTTCCGGTGAATTCTTTCCAAGAATCAAAAGTGGACAAAATTAGAAGCAGAGGTCATAACCAGTACCGTGAGTACATACGAGAGACCAACACGACCACGTTTCCTTCGTATTCATCGTGTGGAGCTGAGATGGAACATCCGTCGCCGTTGGAACTTCGATTAAACTTTCTTTAA
- the LOC108833820 gene encoding protein yippee-like At3g11230 → MGRLFLVNLEGKSYSCRHCKTNIALCDDVVSKSFQSRHGKAYLFSKVANVYAGKKEDRMMMTGMHTVVDIYCVKCGSYVGWRYEFAFEKNQKYKEGKSVLERYKVCGPDGNNYWVAAAQEVEAGESDTDE, encoded by the exons atgGGGAGATTGTTCTTGGTGAATTTGGAAGGCAAGTCTTACAGTTGCAGGCACTGTAAGACTAATATCGCTCTCTGCGATGATGTCGTCTCCAAG TCTTTTCAATCCCGCCATGGGAAAGCTTACCTCTTCAGTAAGGT AGCGAATGTGTATGCTGGGAAGAAGGAAGATAGGATGATGATGACGGGGATGCACACCGTTGTCGATATTTACTGCGTCAAATGTGGCTCTTATGTCGGATGGAGATAT GAGTTTGCTTTTGAGAAGAACCAAAAGTACAAGGAAGGCAAATCTGTTCTCGAAAG GTACAAGGTCTGTGGTCCGGATGGGAACAATTACTGGGTGGCAGCAGCTCAAGAAGTTGAAGCCGGAGAAAGTGATACtgatgaatga
- the LOC108863377 gene encoding arginyl-tRNA--protein transferase 2 isoform X2, translated as MSSRASSSRGGESIVADCGRNTSSCGYCKSPTPSSISHALLDRGWRRSGCYLYKPEMAKTCCPSYTIRLRASDFVPSKEQQRVRRRLERFLEGEVDLKPREQTEDSDVSSEPVRKSVGSAKREQTNEVEPVLKDLSEQIDNAVQRCIQSGEFPSTIQVPKSSVKKVLSAKRKKLAEGSEELLYTSNIAFPIVAAIKQTQTSQKGEGSNNTEETSSRLSPETVSEMLLSEMNKVREFLGLAIKVCKGHINFFSATQVHSSETDQGENLLSATTTEKSSSNKLQVRKRKLEIHLKRSSFDQEEYELYKRYQLRVHNDEPESISKTSYKRFLVDTPLIEVDGDGDDDENVPPCGFGSYHQQYRVDGRLIAVGVIDILPKCLSSKYLFWDPDLASLSLGNYSALQEIDWVKQNQAHCSALEYYYLGYYIHSCNKMRYKAAYRPSELLCPLRYQWVPFEVAKPLLDKKPYAVLSDFTKASLSPAPQASETLVESTSEREDMEMNNSDEDSDSDSSVNGSDIANILISLNGAKLRYKELLRMINMAVRRQLEPMFISYQKVVGAELSERMVYELQ; from the exons ATGTCGTCGAGGGCGAGTAGCAGCCGTGGCGGAGAGAGTATAGTCGCTGATTGTGGGCGCAATACATCCTCTTGCGGCTACTGTAAATCCCCTACCCCCTCCAGTATCTCTCACG CTCTTCTTGACCGTGGATGGAGACGGTCTGGCTGCTACCTTTACAAACCTGAGATGGCTAAAACTTGTTGCCCTTCTTACACTATCCGCTTGAGAGCCTCTGATTTTGTTCCCTCTAAGGAGCAGCAACGAGTCCGTAGAAGACTTGAAAG GTTCTTGGAGGGTGAGGTAGATCTGAAGCCGAGAGAGCAAACAGAAGATTCAGATGTTTCTTCAGAGCCGGTGAGAAAATCAGTTGGTTCTGCTAAAAGAGAACAAACCAATGAAGTGGAACCAGTCCTGAAAGATTTGTCTGAACAAATTGATAATGCGGTTCAAAGATGCATACAGAGTGGGGAGTTTCCTTCTACTATTCAGGTTCCCAAATCTTCGGTGAAGAAAGTTCTCTCTGCTAAAAGGAAGAAGCTAGCTGAAGGGTCAGAAGAACTCTTGTACACCAGCAACATTGCTTTTCCAATTGTAGCTGCAATAAAACAAACGCAAACATCTCAGAAAGGCGAGGGAAGCAACAACACAGAAGAAACAAGTTCAAGATTATCACCAGAGACTGTTTCTGAGATGTTGTTAAGTGAAATGAACAAGGTAAGAGAGTTCCTTGGCTTGGCTATCAAGGTCTGCAAAGGCCACATCAACTTCTTTTCAGCTACCCAAGTCCATTCCTCAGAAACAGATCAAGGTGAAAACCTCCTCTCTGCTACAACAACAGAAAAGTCTTCTTCCAACAAACTTCAGGTGAGGAAGAGGAAGCTGGAGATACATTTGAAAAGGTCAAGTTTTGATCAAGAGGAGTATGAACTATACAAACGTTATCAACTGAGAGTTCATAACGACGAGCCTGAAAGCATCTCGAAAACTTCATACAAAAGGTTTTTGGTTGACACTCCGTTGATTGAAgttgatggtgatggtgatgatgatgaaaacgTTCCTCCTTGTGGCTTTGGTTCTTACCATCAACAATACAGAGTTGATGGACGTCTGATTGCTGTGGGAGTAATCGACATTCTTCCCAAATGTTTGTCCAGTAAATACCTATTCTGGGATCCGGATTTAGCATCCTTGTCTCTTGGAAACTACTCAGCACTGCAAGAGATCGATTGGGTTAAACAGAACCAAGCTCATTGCTCTGCTCTTGAGTATTACTATCTTGGTTATTACATTCATTCTTGCAACAAGATGAGATATAAAGCAGCTTATCGTCCTTCTGAGCTTCTATGCCCTCTCCGTTACCA GTGGGTTCCATTTGAAGTAGCTAAGCCTCTACTTGATAAAAAGCCGTATGCTGTCTTGTCTGATTTCACTAAAGCTTCTTTATCACCTGCACCTCAAGCTTCTGAAACACTAGTGGAGTCCACGAGTGAACGTGAAGACATGGAGATGAACAACTCTGATGAAGACTCAGATTCCGATTCTAGTGTTAACGGCAGTGACATTGCCAATATCCTTATCAGTCTTAATGGAGCTAAGCTTCGATACAAG gaGTTACTGCGGATGATAAACATGGCGGTTCGTAGACAACTGGAGCCGATGTTTATCAGTTACCAGAAAGTCGTGGGAGCTGAGCTCTCGGAGAGAATGGTGTATGAACTACAGTAA
- the LOC108863377 gene encoding arginyl-tRNA--protein transferase 2 isoform X1 encodes MSSRASSSRGGESIVADCGRNTSSCGYCKSPTPSSISHGLWTETLTVYDYQALLDRGWRRSGCYLYKPEMAKTCCPSYTIRLRASDFVPSKEQQRVRRRLERFLEGEVDLKPREQTEDSDVSSEPVRKSVGSAKREQTNEVEPVLKDLSEQIDNAVQRCIQSGEFPSTIQVPKSSVKKVLSAKRKKLAEGSEELLYTSNIAFPIVAAIKQTQTSQKGEGSNNTEETSSRLSPETVSEMLLSEMNKVREFLGLAIKVCKGHINFFSATQVHSSETDQGENLLSATTTEKSSSNKLQVRKRKLEIHLKRSSFDQEEYELYKRYQLRVHNDEPESISKTSYKRFLVDTPLIEVDGDGDDDENVPPCGFGSYHQQYRVDGRLIAVGVIDILPKCLSSKYLFWDPDLASLSLGNYSALQEIDWVKQNQAHCSALEYYYLGYYIHSCNKMRYKAAYRPSELLCPLRYQWVPFEVAKPLLDKKPYAVLSDFTKASLSPAPQASETLVESTSEREDMEMNNSDEDSDSDSSVNGSDIANILISLNGAKLRYKELLRMINMAVRRQLEPMFISYQKVVGAELSERMVYELQ; translated from the exons ATGTCGTCGAGGGCGAGTAGCAGCCGTGGCGGAGAGAGTATAGTCGCTGATTGTGGGCGCAATACATCCTCTTGCGGCTACTGTAAATCCCCTACCCCCTCCAGTATCTCTCACG GTTTGTGGACAGAGACACTCACTGTTTATGATTACCAAG CTCTTCTTGACCGTGGATGGAGACGGTCTGGCTGCTACCTTTACAAACCTGAGATGGCTAAAACTTGTTGCCCTTCTTACACTATCCGCTTGAGAGCCTCTGATTTTGTTCCCTCTAAGGAGCAGCAACGAGTCCGTAGAAGACTTGAAAG GTTCTTGGAGGGTGAGGTAGATCTGAAGCCGAGAGAGCAAACAGAAGATTCAGATGTTTCTTCAGAGCCGGTGAGAAAATCAGTTGGTTCTGCTAAAAGAGAACAAACCAATGAAGTGGAACCAGTCCTGAAAGATTTGTCTGAACAAATTGATAATGCGGTTCAAAGATGCATACAGAGTGGGGAGTTTCCTTCTACTATTCAGGTTCCCAAATCTTCGGTGAAGAAAGTTCTCTCTGCTAAAAGGAAGAAGCTAGCTGAAGGGTCAGAAGAACTCTTGTACACCAGCAACATTGCTTTTCCAATTGTAGCTGCAATAAAACAAACGCAAACATCTCAGAAAGGCGAGGGAAGCAACAACACAGAAGAAACAAGTTCAAGATTATCACCAGAGACTGTTTCTGAGATGTTGTTAAGTGAAATGAACAAGGTAAGAGAGTTCCTTGGCTTGGCTATCAAGGTCTGCAAAGGCCACATCAACTTCTTTTCAGCTACCCAAGTCCATTCCTCAGAAACAGATCAAGGTGAAAACCTCCTCTCTGCTACAACAACAGAAAAGTCTTCTTCCAACAAACTTCAGGTGAGGAAGAGGAAGCTGGAGATACATTTGAAAAGGTCAAGTTTTGATCAAGAGGAGTATGAACTATACAAACGTTATCAACTGAGAGTTCATAACGACGAGCCTGAAAGCATCTCGAAAACTTCATACAAAAGGTTTTTGGTTGACACTCCGTTGATTGAAgttgatggtgatggtgatgatgatgaaaacgTTCCTCCTTGTGGCTTTGGTTCTTACCATCAACAATACAGAGTTGATGGACGTCTGATTGCTGTGGGAGTAATCGACATTCTTCCCAAATGTTTGTCCAGTAAATACCTATTCTGGGATCCGGATTTAGCATCCTTGTCTCTTGGAAACTACTCAGCACTGCAAGAGATCGATTGGGTTAAACAGAACCAAGCTCATTGCTCTGCTCTTGAGTATTACTATCTTGGTTATTACATTCATTCTTGCAACAAGATGAGATATAAAGCAGCTTATCGTCCTTCTGAGCTTCTATGCCCTCTCCGTTACCA GTGGGTTCCATTTGAAGTAGCTAAGCCTCTACTTGATAAAAAGCCGTATGCTGTCTTGTCTGATTTCACTAAAGCTTCTTTATCACCTGCACCTCAAGCTTCTGAAACACTAGTGGAGTCCACGAGTGAACGTGAAGACATGGAGATGAACAACTCTGATGAAGACTCAGATTCCGATTCTAGTGTTAACGGCAGTGACATTGCCAATATCCTTATCAGTCTTAATGGAGCTAAGCTTCGATACAAG gaGTTACTGCGGATGATAAACATGGCGGTTCGTAGACAACTGGAGCCGATGTTTATCAGTTACCAGAAAGTCGTGGGAGCTGAGCTCTCGGAGAGAATGGTGTATGAACTACAGTAA